One genomic window of Quercus lobata isolate SW786 chromosome 9, ValleyOak3.0 Primary Assembly, whole genome shotgun sequence includes the following:
- the LOC115961808 gene encoding uncharacterized protein LOC115961808, producing the protein MWEQLSAADPPLVCSKDIELFVKYRDRRRFMHFMMGSREDFEPTRASLLSRSPTPSLDAAVKELISEENRRPTYHMTSSDHVLATPSPQPPIAAFTAPPRINSGRPTSQSSKGAHCKFCRAKGHDISVCRKLQKFMQDQNKASLPQAAAVCPSDPSVPTGPSLTSSLTTADIEAVVQQVLSRTSTALSVTSGVDLLFTNHGVDVQDPQTGQVLGTGRKVGRMFEVHDLKIPSQVVSATATTATSSPDLWHARLGHPSLSRLQLLASQGQFLEERGDLHTYFCLKENKKGFYSNSHTA; encoded by the exons ATGTGGGAACAACTCTCTGCTGCAGATCCTCCACTGGTGTGTTCTAAGGATATTGAGCTCTTTGTCAAATATCGAGATCGCCGTAGATTTATGCACTTCATGATGGGTTCACGTGAGGACTTTGAGCCTACTAGAGCTTCTCTGCTTAGCCggtctcctactccttctcttgatgctgcaGTCAAGGAGCTCATTTCTGAGGAGAATCGTCGGCCTACTTATCACATGACATCATCTGATCATGTATTGGCTACACCCTCACCACAGCCTCCCATTGCTGCATTCACTGCTCCACCGCGAATAAACTCTGGGAGACCCACCTCTCAGTCTTCCAAAGGTGCTCACTGCAAGTTTTGCCGTGCCAAAGGCCATGACATTTCTGTTTGTCGTAAGTTACAGAAATTTATGCAAGATCAAAATAAAGCCTCTCTTCCTCAGGCAGCTGCTGTGTGTCCTTCAGATCCATCGGTTCCTACAGGTCCATCTTTGACTTCCTCACTTACTACGGCTGATATTGAGGCAGTTGTTCAACAGGTTTTATCCCGCACTTCCACTGCTCTTTCTGTCACCTCAG GCGTAGATCttctatttactaatcatggtgtgGATGTGCAGGATCCCCAGACGGGTCAAGTACTTGGGACAGGCCGTAAGGTTGGTCGCATGTTTGAGGTTCATgacttgaagattccttcacaagttgtttcTGCAACTGCTACCACTGCCACCTCCTCACCTGATCTATGGCATGCtcgtcttggtcatccatccttatctcgTCTTCAGTTATTGgcttctcaag GACAATTCCTGGAAGAAAGGGGTGACTTGCACACCTACTTCtgtttaaaggaaaataaaaaggggttCTACT CTAATTCGCACACTGcttaa